One window of the Rhodococcus sovatensis genome contains the following:
- a CDS encoding recombinase family protein, which translates to MTTMQSLDQREHAGPKLKGLRVIGYARVSTATQSERGHGLGAQLDHMRSYCAANDLNLLTVTHDVVSGGSSEKMWGREAAIRAIESGLADALLVRALDRISRDQLDAAALFKRAAQRNWRLLDCERADSGDPSQRLLADIRISMAAEERRKTSERTKEGLRRARAQGKQLGRPSRIVPEIVAEIVALRTEDKVSAQRISERLDQIGVPTPGGGSKWQASTIRRLLQREGVA; encoded by the coding sequence ATGACGACGATGCAATCGCTCGACCAGCGCGAACACGCAGGACCAAAACTCAAGGGCCTCAGAGTCATCGGATACGCCCGTGTCAGCACAGCCACTCAGAGTGAACGCGGCCACGGTCTCGGCGCTCAACTGGACCACATGCGAAGCTACTGTGCAGCAAATGATTTGAACCTGCTGACTGTCACGCACGACGTGGTCAGTGGCGGTAGCAGTGAAAAGATGTGGGGACGCGAAGCAGCGATTCGAGCGATCGAGTCTGGTCTCGCAGATGCGCTTCTCGTTCGCGCCCTGGATCGGATCTCACGTGACCAGCTCGATGCTGCTGCGTTGTTTAAGCGAGCAGCGCAACGTAATTGGAGGCTACTCGACTGCGAGCGAGCCGACAGCGGTGATCCGAGCCAGCGCCTACTCGCGGACATTCGCATTTCGATGGCCGCCGAAGAGCGTCGGAAGACCAGCGAGAGAACCAAGGAGGGACTGCGCCGCGCCAGGGCGCAGGGTAAGCAACTTGGCCGCCCGTCGAGAATTGTGCCCGAGATCGTCGCCGAGATTGTGGCGCTTCGTACCGAGGACAAGGTCAGCGCGCAGCGCATCTCCGAACGGCTCGACCAGATCGGCGTGCCAACGCCCGGTGGCGGGTCAAAGTGGCAGGCCAGCACG